A stretch of the Amycolatopsis sp. BJA-103 genome encodes the following:
- a CDS encoding GNAT family N-acetyltransferase, whose amino-acid sequence MTAMSSECTRYVQLSADEFRARLPEALTIYVDAMRYPEGTAEQRAPMWLTHALREGWRCMAALDANGVLLGLAYGYKGRGGQWWHEQVRHGLTRREGQAAAEQWMSDYFELTEIHVSPASQGKRIGEDLLRRLLDGVPSAHVLLSTPEGTSRAWNLYRRVGFVDVLRDYHFAGDPRAFAILGRTLPL is encoded by the coding sequence GTGACCGCGATGTCCTCGGAATGCACCCGTTACGTCCAGCTGTCCGCGGACGAGTTCCGCGCCCGGCTCCCCGAGGCGCTGACCATCTACGTCGACGCCATGCGCTACCCCGAAGGCACGGCGGAACAACGCGCGCCGATGTGGCTCACGCACGCGCTGCGCGAAGGATGGCGCTGTATGGCCGCGCTCGACGCGAACGGCGTCCTGCTCGGCCTCGCCTACGGCTACAAGGGCCGCGGCGGCCAGTGGTGGCACGAACAGGTCCGCCACGGCCTGACCCGCCGTGAGGGCCAGGCCGCCGCCGAGCAGTGGATGTCCGACTACTTCGAGCTCACCGAGATCCACGTCAGCCCGGCGAGCCAGGGGAAGCGGATCGGCGAGGACCTCCTGCGACGGCTGCTCGACGGCGTGCCCAGCGCCCACGTTCTCCTTTCCACGCCGGAAGGCACCAGCCGGGCCTGGAACCTTTACCGGCGCGTCGGTTTCGTCGACGTGCTGCGGGACTACCACTTCGCCGGGGATCCGCGGGCGTTCGCGATCCTCGGCCGGACTCTGCCGCTCTAA
- a CDS encoding YbaK/EbsC family protein produces MSTIDQSGHPSVAKVAAALAEAGQQAAADGIRILPAEVRTAAQAAEALGVEVGAIANSLVFRSRTGDAETALLALTSGAHRADTGILAASTGADEIGKADADFVRAHTGQPIGGVAPVGHPKALPTLVDTALRAHDVVWAAAGHPKSVYPTTFDGLVALTGGTPTDVAGDGQDGRP; encoded by the coding sequence ATGAGCACCATCGACCAGTCCGGCCACCCCTCGGTGGCCAAGGTCGCGGCCGCGCTCGCCGAGGCGGGTCAGCAGGCCGCCGCGGACGGGATCCGGATCCTCCCCGCCGAAGTCCGCACGGCCGCGCAGGCGGCCGAAGCGCTCGGTGTCGAGGTCGGCGCGATCGCGAACAGCCTCGTGTTCCGCAGCCGCACCGGTGACGCGGAGACGGCCCTGCTCGCGCTGACGTCGGGCGCGCACCGCGCCGACACCGGAATCCTCGCGGCGTCGACCGGAGCCGACGAGATCGGCAAGGCGGACGCGGATTTCGTCCGTGCGCACACCGGGCAGCCCATCGGCGGCGTCGCCCCGGTCGGTCACCCGAAGGCGTTGCCCACTCTCGTCGACACCGCGTTACGCGCTCACGACGTCGTCTGGGCCGCCGCCGGGCATCCGAAGTCGGTCTACCCCACGACGTTCGACGGGCTCGTCGCGCTGACCGGGGGTACTCCCACGGACGTCGCGGGCGACGGGCAGGATGGGCGCCCGTGA